One window from the genome of Ananas comosus cultivar F153 linkage group 13, ASM154086v1, whole genome shotgun sequence encodes:
- the LOC109719029 gene encoding glutamine--fructose-6-phosphate aminotransferase [isomerizing] 2-like (The sequence of the model RefSeq protein was modified relative to this genomic sequence to represent the inferred CDS: added 189 bases not found in genome assembly): MCGIFAYLNHNVERERGHILEVLFNGLRRLEYRGYDSSGVAIDADRSSRNGTAREEGGGAPPPYAVAPPLVFRREGKIESLVGSVYAEVDAMHMSLDEQFLVHAGIAHTRWATHGVPSTRNSHPQSSGPWDEFLVVHNGIITNYEVLKETLIRHGFTFESETDTEVIPKLAKFLFDKANDGEGHVTFSQVVTEVIRQLEGAFALIFKSPHYPNELIGCKRGSTLILGVKELSAEDSVTTSKSKELFFSSDVCAIVEHTKNYLAIEDNEVVHIMDGNVQILKFDYSKEKPASVQRALSVLEMEVEQIKKGNYDHFMQKEIHEQPHSLTTTMRGRLKNNGVVLGGLKAHLKTIRHSRRIIFIGCGTSYNAALAARPLIEELSGIPVTMEIASDLLDRQGPIYRDATAVFVSQSGETADTLLALEYALKCGALCVGITNTVGSTLARKTHCGVHINAGCEIGVASTKAYTSQIIVMTMMALAIGADRTSSQTRSEAIAKNLSGLPGKVSEVLKLDNEMKDLAVSLIDTQSLLIFGRGYNYATAMEGALKVKEVALMHSEGLLAGEMKHGPLALVDETLPVIVIATRDDCFSKQQSVIQQLQARKGRLIIMCSEGDTSNVCPNESCRFIEVPQVEDCLQPVINIIPLQLLAYHLTVLRGHDVDQPRNLAKSVTTQ; this comes from the exons TATGCGGTGGCGCCGCCGCTCGTGTTCCGGCGAGAGGGGAAGATCGAGTCGCTCGTCGGATCCGTGTACGCCG AGGTTGATGCAATGCATATGAGCTTGGACGAGCAATTTCTGGTTCATGCTGGTATTGCACACACGCGATGGGCTACTCATGGCGTGCCTTCTACGAGAAATAGTCATCCACAATCATCTGGCCCATGGGATGAATTCCTTGTTGTTCACAATGGAATCATTACAAATTATGAG GTTCTAAAGGAGACATTAATTCGTCATGGTTTCACCTTTGAGTCGGAAACTGATACAGAAGTCATTCCTAAGCTTGCAAAGTTTCTGTTCGATAAGGCCAATGATGGTGAAG GTCATGTTACCTTTAGTCAAGTGGTAACGGAAGTAATAAGGCAACTTGAAGGAGCATTTGCACTTATATTCAAAAGCCCGCATTACCCAAATGAGTTAATTGGTTGCAAGCGTGGCAGCACACTTATTCTGGGTGTTAAA gAACTAAGTGCTGAAGATAGTGTAACTACTAGCAAGTCGAAAGAGCTTTTCTTCTCTAGTGATGTATGTGCTATTGTGGAgcatactaaaaattatttggcCATTGAAGACAATGAAGTGGTTCACATTATG GATGGCAATGTACAAATCCTCAAGTTTGACTACAGCAAAGAAAAGCCAGCATCGGTGCAGCGGGCATTGTCTGTTCTCGAGATGGAGGTTGAACAAATAAAGAAGGGAAATTACGACCACTTCATGCAAAAAGAAATCCACGAGCAACCGCATTCTCTAACTACGACAATGAGAGGAAGACTTAAAAATAATGGTGTCGTTTTAGGCGGACTTAAGGCTCATCTCAAAACAATAAGGCATAGCAGAAGGATCATCTTCATTGGATGTGGTACAAGTTATAATGCAGCCTTAGCTGCCAGACCATTGATCGAAGAGTTATCAG GTATTCCTGTCACAATGGAGATTGCAAGTGACTTGCTGGATAGACAAGGTCCAATATACAGAGATGCAACAGCAGTTTTCGTCAGTCAATCTGGTGAGACTGCAGATACTCTTCTTGCCCTCGAATATGCCTTAAAATGTGGGGCGTTGTGTGTTGGTATCACAAATACTGTTGGTAGCACATTGGCCAGAAAAACACACTGCGGTGTTCATATAAATGCCGGTTGTGAAATTGGTGTTGCTAGTACCAAG GCATACACTAGTCAAATAATAGTTATGACCATGATGGCATTGGCTATTGGAGCTGACAGAACATCCAGTCAAACTAGAAGTGAAGCTATTGCTAAGAATCTTTCAGGCCTGCCAG GCAAAGTAAGTGAGGTCTTAAAACTTGATAACGAAATGAAAGATCTTGCAGTATCGTTGATCGACACTCAATCACTCCTTATATTTGGGAGAGGCTACAACTATGCCACTGCTATGGAGGGCGCTCTCAAGGTAAAAGAAGTCGCACTCATGCACAGTGAAGGCCTGCTTGCTGGAGAAATGAAGCATGGGCCGTTGGCACTAGTAGATGAGACTCTCCCTGTCATCGTCATTGCCACTAGGGATGACTGTTTCAG TAAGCAGCAATCAGTTATTCAGCAACTTCAGGCCCGTAAAGGCCGTCTAATAATCATGTGCTCAGAGGGAGACACATCAAATGTATGCCCTAATGAATCTTGTAGATTTATTGAAGTCCCTCAAGTTGAAGACTGTCTTCAACCAGTAATCAACATCATACCATTGCAG TTACTTGCATACCATCTCACAGTTCTTCGCGGACATGATGTGGACCAACCAAGGAATCTCGCAAAAAGTGTGACCACCCAATAA
- the LOC109719214 gene encoding probable protein S-acyltransferase 4 isoform X2, with the protein MPKKHKPKRLYQVWKGNNRFFCSGRLIFGPDVASLLISTLLIVVPTIMFCYQITAKIHNHDKLHDEDLYFLFMTSSQDPGIVLRNARPPEVDEASDILTPSMEWINGQTPCMRVLRAKDVIVNGFAIKVKYCDTCMLYRPPRASHCSICNNCVQKFDHHCPWVGQCIGLRSYRYFILFISTSTFLCIYIFLFSTLNIVGEKNNYPGSIWNVMKREVLSLVLMIYTFVTVWFIGGLTIFHLYLIGTNQTTYENFRYRYNRKENPYSKGILRSFTDLFFSKTPPSMVNFRSRIPEDAPETRSYSPNENDSKEASNERIPGILQNLEYSSTKDNNNDSDDEETREVDHVSIEVGEAINRSASMDADRMTAYESALEESYSSSTLIISDHNLHISRT; encoded by the exons ATGCCTAAGAAGCACAAGCCTAAGCGCCTTTATCAAGTTTGGAAAGGGAACAAt AGGTTCTTTTGCAGTGGACGACTGATATTTGGTCCGGATGTAGCCTCATTGCTCATATCCACACTTCTAATAGTTGTACCAACAATCATGTTTTGCTATCAAATAACTGCTAAAATCCACAATCATGATAAGTTGCACGACGAG GACTTGTATTTTCTCTTTATGACATCTTCTCAAGACCCGGGAATAGTACTGAGGAATGCAAGGCCACCGGAAGTGGATGAAGCATCTGATATCCTGACTCCGTCGATGGAATGGATTAATGGGCAGACGCCATGCATGAGAGTACTAAGAGCAAAGGATGTGATAGTAAATGGTTTTGCTATAAAAGTGAAGTACTGCGACACGTGCATGCTGTACCGCCCACCGCGTGCCTCTCACTGCTCGATCTGCAACAATTGTGTTCAGAAGTTCGATCACCATTGCCCGTGGGTCGGTCAGTGCATTGGATTA AGAAGCTATAGGTATTTCATCTTATTCATATCAACATCAACTTTTCTCTGCATATACATCTTTTTATTCTCGACGCTGAACATTGTTGGAGAGAAGAATAACTATCCTGGTTCTATTTGGAATGTCATGAAAAGAGAGGTTCTGTCGCTTGTACTTATGATTTACACTTTTGTAACAGTTTGGTTTATCGGTGGGCTGACCATATTTCACCTTTACTTAATCGGCACAAATCAG ACAACCTATGAAAACTTCCGATATCGTTACAACAGAAAGGAAAATCCGTATAGCAAGGGTATCTTAAGAAGCTTTACGgacttatttttttcaaaaacccCACCTTCGATGGTTAACTTTCGGTCCCGGATCCCCGAGGACGCGCCGGAAACTCGATCTTATTCTCCAAATGAAAATGACAGCAAGGAAGCATCAAATGAACGCATTCCAGGCATACTGCAGAACCTGGAATACAGTTCTACTAAAGATAATAACAATGATTCTGATGATGAAGAGACAAGAGAGGTTGATCATGTTTCTATAGAAGTAGGTGAAGCTATAAATAGAAGTGCTTCTATGGATGCAGATAGAATGACTGCTTATGAAAGTGCTCTTGAGGAAAGTTACTCGAGCTCAACCTTGATCATCTCTGATCATAATCTTCACATATCAAGGACATGA
- the LOC109719214 gene encoding probable protein S-acyltransferase 4 isoform X3, whose translation MPKKHKPKRLYQVWKGNNRFFCSGRLIFGPDVASLLISTLLIVVPTIMFCYQITAKIHNHDKLHDEVKINAQHPVLQFPVLIVTIIALISDLYFLFMTSSQDPGIVLRNARPPEVDEASDILTPSMEWINGQTPCMRVLRAKDVIVNGFAIKVKYCDTCMLYRPPRASHCSICNNCVQKFDHHCPWVGQCIGLRSYSLVYRWADHISPLLNRHKSDNL comes from the exons ATGCCTAAGAAGCACAAGCCTAAGCGCCTTTATCAAGTTTGGAAAGGGAACAAt AGGTTCTTTTGCAGTGGACGACTGATATTTGGTCCGGATGTAGCCTCATTGCTCATATCCACACTTCTAATAGTTGTACCAACAATCATGTTTTGCTATCAAATAACTGCTAAAATCCACAATCATGATAAGTTGCACGACGAGGTAAAGATCAATGCTCAACACCCAGTGCTCCAATTTCCAGTGCTAATTGTAACAATCATTGCATTGATATCG GACTTGTATTTTCTCTTTATGACATCTTCTCAAGACCCGGGAATAGTACTGAGGAATGCAAGGCCACCGGAAGTGGATGAAGCATCTGATATCCTGACTCCGTCGATGGAATGGATTAATGGGCAGACGCCATGCATGAGAGTACTAAGAGCAAAGGATGTGATAGTAAATGGTTTTGCTATAAAAGTGAAGTACTGCGACACGTGCATGCTGTACCGCCCACCGCGTGCCTCTCACTGCTCGATCTGCAACAATTGTGTTCAGAAGTTCGATCACCATTGCCCGTGGGTCGGTCAGTGCATTGGATTA AGAAGCTATAG TTTGGTTTATCGGTGGGCTGACCATATTTCACCTTTACTTAATCGGCACAAATCAG ACAACCTATGA
- the LOC109719214 gene encoding probable protein S-acyltransferase 4 isoform X1 yields the protein MPKKHKPKRLYQVWKGNNRFFCSGRLIFGPDVASLLISTLLIVVPTIMFCYQITAKIHNHDKLHDEVKINAQHPVLQFPVLIVTIIALISDLYFLFMTSSQDPGIVLRNARPPEVDEASDILTPSMEWINGQTPCMRVLRAKDVIVNGFAIKVKYCDTCMLYRPPRASHCSICNNCVQKFDHHCPWVGQCIGLRSYRYFILFISTSTFLCIYIFLFSTLNIVGEKNNYPGSIWNVMKREVLSLVLMIYTFVTVWFIGGLTIFHLYLIGTNQTTYENFRYRYNRKENPYSKGILRSFTDLFFSKTPPSMVNFRSRIPEDAPETRSYSPNENDSKEASNERIPGILQNLEYSSTKDNNNDSDDEETREVDHVSIEVGEAINRSASMDADRMTAYESALEESYSSSTLIISDHNLHISRT from the exons ATGCCTAAGAAGCACAAGCCTAAGCGCCTTTATCAAGTTTGGAAAGGGAACAAt AGGTTCTTTTGCAGTGGACGACTGATATTTGGTCCGGATGTAGCCTCATTGCTCATATCCACACTTCTAATAGTTGTACCAACAATCATGTTTTGCTATCAAATAACTGCTAAAATCCACAATCATGATAAGTTGCACGACGAGGTAAAGATCAATGCTCAACACCCAGTGCTCCAATTTCCAGTGCTAATTGTAACAATCATTGCATTGATATCG GACTTGTATTTTCTCTTTATGACATCTTCTCAAGACCCGGGAATAGTACTGAGGAATGCAAGGCCACCGGAAGTGGATGAAGCATCTGATATCCTGACTCCGTCGATGGAATGGATTAATGGGCAGACGCCATGCATGAGAGTACTAAGAGCAAAGGATGTGATAGTAAATGGTTTTGCTATAAAAGTGAAGTACTGCGACACGTGCATGCTGTACCGCCCACCGCGTGCCTCTCACTGCTCGATCTGCAACAATTGTGTTCAGAAGTTCGATCACCATTGCCCGTGGGTCGGTCAGTGCATTGGATTA AGAAGCTATAGGTATTTCATCTTATTCATATCAACATCAACTTTTCTCTGCATATACATCTTTTTATTCTCGACGCTGAACATTGTTGGAGAGAAGAATAACTATCCTGGTTCTATTTGGAATGTCATGAAAAGAGAGGTTCTGTCGCTTGTACTTATGATTTACACTTTTGTAACAGTTTGGTTTATCGGTGGGCTGACCATATTTCACCTTTACTTAATCGGCACAAATCAG ACAACCTATGAAAACTTCCGATATCGTTACAACAGAAAGGAAAATCCGTATAGCAAGGGTATCTTAAGAAGCTTTACGgacttatttttttcaaaaacccCACCTTCGATGGTTAACTTTCGGTCCCGGATCCCCGAGGACGCGCCGGAAACTCGATCTTATTCTCCAAATGAAAATGACAGCAAGGAAGCATCAAATGAACGCATTCCAGGCATACTGCAGAACCTGGAATACAGTTCTACTAAAGATAATAACAATGATTCTGATGATGAAGAGACAAGAGAGGTTGATCATGTTTCTATAGAAGTAGGTGAAGCTATAAATAGAAGTGCTTCTATGGATGCAGATAGAATGACTGCTTATGAAAGTGCTCTTGAGGAAAGTTACTCGAGCTCAACCTTGATCATCTCTGATCATAATCTTCACATATCAAGGACATGA